A segment of the uncultured Desulfobulbus sp. genome:
CGCTCTTTCCCCCATGGAAAGAGCAGATCAGGCCCAAGGGCACTCTGCCTGTAACTCGAAAAGGCTTTCCATGTCAAGGAGATACCGGAAAATGGGTGGTGCCGCCCGCCGGGAGGTAGCGTCAAAATCGATTCAATCCCCGTTGCGATCAAGATGCTCAAAGTAGGGCTGGTACTCGCGAAAATACATATCCGAGAGGGTGAGGAAGGCTGTGAGGGCCAGGGGCCCATAGATGATTCCCATCAGGCCGCACATGCTGATGCCGCCGATGATCGACAGCAGTACCAACAGCGGCGGCAACTGGGCCTGATTGCCGACAAATCTCGGTTTGAACAGATAATCGATGGAAAAGGAAAGCAGGGTATAGAAGATCACGGCAAACAGGGCCTGCCATACATGGCCCTTGAGGTAGAGAATCACGGCCGTGGGCATAAAAACCAGGCCAATGCCGACTATGGGCATGAACGCCATCACCGCCATCACCGCCCCCCAGAGCACAGGGGAAATGTAACCCATTACCGCAAAGTAAATACCGCCGCAAACGCCCTGGATCAGGCCGCTAAGGGTATTGCCCACGAGAATCGCTCCGGAAATGGAGGAAAAACGCGCAATCAGAAACCGGTTCTGCGCTTCGGGCAGGGGGGAAAGCCGGAGGAGAAAGTCGGTCAGGCGCTCAAACTCGATCAGCAGAAAAAAAACACCGGTGATGACGATACAGAACTGAAAGATAAAACTGATGATATCCGCGGCCAACTTTGAAACCTGGTTGTAGAGGAACAGGCCGACGGTGGTGGAAAACTTGGTGATCATCTCCGGCAACTTGTCGATGTCGACGTGGATGCCGAAACCGCCAAGAAAATCAGTGATCCAGTGAACCTGGGGATTGTTTGCCAAGGTTTGCTGGAGGAGTTCCACAAGAT
Coding sequences within it:
- a CDS encoding AI-2E family transporter — its product is MASSPPTIQRVTFLVIFSLSCLMLGVVLWPFWTQLFLAFLLATVFHPAHLRMTARIRPWIAASLTCLLITLCVFLPLLFSIGSLSAEIPGVIQLAKKNDLVELLQQTLANNPQVHWITDFLGGFGIHVDIDKLPEMITKFSTTVGLFLYNQVSKLAADIISFIFQFCIVITGVFFLLIEFERLTDFLLRLSPLPEAQNRFLIARFSSISGAILVGNTLSGLIQGVCGGIYFAVMGYISPVLWGAVMAVMAFMPIVGIGLVFMPTAVILYLKGHVWQALFAVIFYTLLSFSIDYLFKPRFVGNQAQLPPLLVLLSIIGGISMCGLMGIIYGPLALTAFLTLSDMYFREYQPYFEHLDRNGD